TCTATCAGCCAGGGCACTGCACTAGCTACTGATAGACACTCACATTGAACCTCTCCGGCAAAGCCTCGTTTCTTCTCGATCATCCTTTCCAGCTCTATGGCTGTATTGGATGGGTGTCCAACCTCCAGCTCTGCAGAACACCAGCAAGGGGAGAACATGGAGTTAATTAACAAGCAACTGTATAACGTCTTTGTGAAAAGTAACTGAAAGGCAAAACAACATTTGCTGGAATGATCAAAAGAACATGGAACAATAACATCCACATTGGCCAATGGGAGAGAACCCTTACTATGGGCCTCTTGTCAGTGCTGCTGTCCTGAGGAGGTAGCTAGGTCCGTTTGAAAGAACACCTGCATTAACTAGTCTCATCTTCACAacagtttttttcttcttcagagTAATATTTCTCTATTAGGATGGTGCGGCATTCAGCGTTGTAGATGAATGACCACAACATCGTTGTCTTGTTGACTCTTGCATTGGCATAGACCATCACCAAGTTTGCAAAACAGAATGAAAGTGTAGTGTTTAACAAGGAAAATTTCATttgaaaaactgaaatattgagTAAATATGCACCACTAGATAGCTGACTAAAGCTAACTTATAGCTTTGCTAGAGTTTTTTGCCAAAGCTAACTAGCAgctataacgttagctagcattgCTAGAATTGTGACTTTGCCACAAAATTGACAGAGTACAAATTCACAAGTAGGAACAATGTTTGTAGCAACTAAATTACTATATCAAAAGCAAACTTTACTTgtactttattttacctttaataCTAACGTTATGGGCCATGATGAATTTGTAAACCAATACACTTTGGCAAGCACATTTTCGCCGTCTTGTTTCTAGCTACCACCGATAACTTGCAATATTTTGTTGAGTGAGAGTTtagaatgtgggggggggggcagtatttGCGTCAAACAGAGCAGGAGGCACAGACGATGAACTAATCAATGATTGAATTAAAATGCCCACCTGACCAACATAGCAGGCCTAGCCTTCTCCAGGTACCACCTAGGTTTGATTTGGACAGTTATGCATGGTGCATTGGCAGATAAAAGCAGCTTGCACCATACTTAACTTGGTTAAAACTATCAATCTCATTTTTTTCATGTCGTGCAATTAGTTGCTGTATCACGACCATTAACTTGTGTCTATCCTAAAAAAAATACTCCATATCAAGAGTGTAGTTGCAGCAAAACCAATCATAATATACCATTTGCACATAGCTCTGTTATCTGCCCTGTTGGATTATACTCTAAATCATTAGAGTACAAACCAGTGCTCGATCCCTCTGATATATGGTCTAGCTACATATCTAGGACTGCTGCCAGGTGCTGACTAGTGCTGACTGAGGGAGCTAGacttattttgtatatttttccATCATGAAATATATAAAATACTCAGTGCTTGACTCGGACGGAAGTAGGTTtcggtactcattttgggtgtcAGTACTgcttatatttaggtgcaggagctccacaatacatttgagctaatattctagaAGAGAAAGAAGAGCTCAAGTAGTATAATATCTTTTCATAACTCAGCTCCGGCAAGCTCCTGCTGAAGTCAAGCACTGAAAATACTACAACCCTTGCCTAGGTAGGTCCGTTATGATCTCTTCAAAGTGGGTTAACTCTACTGAAGCTATGGTTAGCAAGTTTGCCTCCGGGTTGTTGATGCTCCCTACATTGTGATCAGAAGTGGGATGAGTCTATCAGAGTTGCGTATACACGTGAGCGACTTGTTATGTTGAAGCCAGCGTACACGCTTTTCCGAACAGAGGGGATAGGGTAACAACCCTTGACCTAAGTAGGCCTATTACGATTTCCCCCCAAGTGGGTTACCGTTTTGGAACAGTGATTAGAAAGTTTGCCTGTGGGCTTTGAGACCCATAGGAGAGTTGCACTGTTGCTGTCTGCTAcaatactttgtgtgtgtgtgtatgtgtatatatatatatatatatatatatatggtaattAAGTAAAAGGGAGACAACATGAAAGACTTATTAACATACTCCCACTGGAGTTTGATAgaaacaaaaatgtttttttcacaTGGAGAGTATCCTCTTGGTTTATTCAGACCTTGAGAAAAAGCATCAATATCCAAATGAAAACATCAATCGTgggtaaataatatattttttaaacagctTTACAAACCGGTGCGATAATGTTTTGACCTCTCAGATACCCAAACATCAGTCAACCAACAAAACTGACATTTCTGAGCGTGACCTTgttaccaacacaacacaacccttaaaaggtcaaataaaaacaaaacaattaaatGACCACCAAAAAACAGTGACAGTGATACACTAAATTCAGATCCTTAAAAGATGACTCATCACTCTTGATCTTTTGAAACAGGATACATACTAAGAGCCATTTAACACTACTGTGAAAACTAACAAACAGCTAGAAAATTTACTTTTGAGTGTACTAGGCCTACCTTTTACCAAGGGAAATCAGCATCACTTGGGGTGAGTTATCAgattgtatgtatgtattattTTAAAGGTTCTAAAATCCAATAACAAATTCCAGAAGTAAAAATACAAAATGACCTATACTTTTGTATAACAGCAGTTTGGGTTCTCAAACTCATTTCCGTCCAATAGTTAGGCTATGTAATATAAGGGGGAACAAATTATTCCTCAGAACCATGTTAGCTCATAAGGTACAGTTACAGAAGATGCATGGTTCTTGAAAAGCTGTTACTGTGTGAAGGAAATGTCCTTTACCCTGATTTTGATTGAATGGGGTCCTGAGTTGTGGATTATACAAACATTTGCTTGCTTGCTCATTAATAATGATTATTTTAGTCCCTGAAGGGATGTCACCCTGTTAAGGTAACTAATAGACAACATCCATACATGATTATTTTGTAAGCTACATTGTGATGTTTTAAGAGGCTTCAATAGCTCCCACACTAATGCATGTCGTGTCAAGATGTTTTCAGAGATTATGTTCTCTCTGCAGTGAAACAAACAACATGATTGGCATTTCACAGTAGCAACATGTGTGCGATACTATCTAACATGCAGGAGACATATTGCTCAAGTAGTTCCCCGCAATACACCACCAATGTAGGACAAACCTTAATATTGTCTGTGCAATGCAATCAAACAAAAgggctgatctgattggtcaaaagaccagttAGTGAAAtggtctgcctgtgtaaatgcagccaatTTAATACAAAGGCAAATGTAAAGGGAAGCTTTAAATGTAACACACATTTGGGTACAGAAGTTCTGTTGCTAATTGTATAGGTAATTTACAATACCCCTACATTGCCATGAAATCTGAACAACAGATTAAATCATTGCAAAAGAGCGAGTGCATGCTCTTGCCTTTGTGGCATGAACAATTTCATAGGGAATTAAGTTATAACCATTGCCAATATTCAGTATGCGTTTCTATTTGTTCTGGTTTCTAGTGTTTTTGTGTATTGACATTATTTTAAATGTATAAGTGCTGGTACAGTAAATGCTCAACAAAACTATATTGAAGTGTGGATTCAtattacaataataataaaaaaagctTTGAATCCACTTCATTCCATTAACTGTGTATTGCATAGGCTGTTTGCTAGACACTAGATTCAAAAAGCATTAAAACATGAACAAATTTGCCGATAAATGtttacatttttaatttaactaggcaagtcagtttagaacaccagccaaacccggacgacactgtgccaattgtgcgccaccctatctGAGTCTCAATCCCTGCGGGTTGTGATACAGCGTGTACTCGAATCAgggagtctgtagtgacgcctctagcactgagatgcagtgccttagaccgctgcgccactctacTGTGTGTGGCAAATGTGCTAAGGATTTGTCTACTGTATGTGGAAATGTCATGAAATTACATTGTGTGTTTAGTACAGGGGTGGAAAACAAATAGACGTCAAACTCAAAAATATATGCCTAAACTTTTAGGCAATAAGACACTTCGATTATGCATACATTTTGAAAGTGCAGATTTAGTAGGTTCTATTTTTTGGTGTTTAAGTGCATACATTTGTTCTCACGTTTATGACTTTGAAGTAACAGACAGACATTCATTCAGGCAGGACACAGTCTTTTGGTGTGTTTGGAGTTGTAGTGGCTCCGCATGTCCTTGCGAAGGCGAAACTTCTCCCCGCAGACGCTACAGATGTACAGGTGCACGTCCATGTGCTTCTCCAGGTGCTCTCCGCTGGGGAAGATCTGGAAGCACACCTGGCAGATAGTCTCCCCGGCCGACAGGTGCGAGGTCATGTGGCGCACATGGTCGTGTTTGAGGAAGGTGCCCTGGTCGCACACGGGGCAGACGTAGCGCGCCATGCCCTTGTGCATGTCGGTGTGCAGCCGGAGCTGCCGCTCACGCAGAAATTGCTTGCCGCACGTCAGACAGCTGAACTGCTTCTCCTTGGTGTGGACGGTGTAGTGCTCCCGCAGGTGGCAGCGCTGGTAGAAGCCCTTACCACAGATGGCACAGAAATGCTTGCGCCGGTGGTCAGGCTCGACACCGTCATCCTCCAGCAGGACAGGGCGGAACAGCTCCTGCTCGTGGCAGGTCAGAGCGTGTTCCAAGGCCAGGCTTTCACTCTGGAAAAGCAGGCCACAGTGGGGGCAGGCCAGGTCGCCCCCCTCCAGCAGCCCATCGTCCATGGCCTGCAGGTCCTCTGGCAGGGGCGTGTCGCGTTCCTCCCCATGAGAGTCAGTGTCCGCACTCTGAGGTTCGCCACAGCGCTCAGCATGCTCCTGCAGTTGCCACCCCTTGATTAGGACCTGGCCACACCTCCCACAGGCACAGATGTGGCCCATGTGGCTGGAGACGTAGTGGGCTGACTGGTACTCCTCCGTGAGAAGTTCTCCACACAGCTCACATGGCAAACTTGTCCcgtccttcttctcctctttaaTCTTGTGCATCTTAGCAGGGATGCCAGAATCCTCACTGCTGGACATGTGCCCTTCAAATGGCTTGTTGCTGTCGTTCATGACGGAAACACCAGCCTTGGGCTCCTGGTCAAATTTAATCGGGTCCCTCATAGTGTCATTGAGTGCACTGTGCCTCGCACTGATATCTTCCACCTGGACCACCTTAATGCCATCCATCATCTCGGACACCACGTTTTCTTCCGGCTCCACCTTGATGGTGATATTTCTGGCAGACCCAGGCTCGTTTTCCGTACCAGTTGCCACAGACCTGATTGCCGTGTCGGAGTCAGACTTGTGGTCCGGCCAATCTCCTCTAGCCTTGCAGACCACCCTGtgctcctccatctcctcagagGCCGAGCTCTCCGCCTTGCTGGAATCATTGTCTGCCACTGCGCTGGTCCTGGGGACCTTGAAGGCCTTACGGTTGGTGCAGGTGAGGATATGCTCAATCAGCAGCTTCTCGCAGCTGAAAACAAAGCCGCAGTCTTCGCAGGTGTATGTGCGTCCGAAGCGGGGGCGCTCTTTTAAGGTGGCGATCCGGGCGCTGGGCCTCTTGCGCAGGTCACAAGGTTGCTCAGCTACACTGTCTAGAAACGGTGATGCTACTACTACCAAAGGGGGTGCCACTTCCTCCACCACGAGTGGAGGCCTGTTGACTGGGACAGGAATGCTTGGTTGCACAGCAGTAATTGCAACTTTGGGCTTGCTCTCTGGGGCACCTGGATTCTGCTGCTCATACATGCGGACTCCAAACATCATTTTGCTGATAATTGCCGGGCCAGCGGAGGAAGAGGAGCTCGacgaggaagaggtagaggaggacagtGTGAGGTTTGAGGCGCTTCTGATGTCCCTGAGGTCCTCCAGGGAGTCAGGGATGTAGTACATCTGCAGGAAGGCCATTGAGGCCTTGAGCTCCTCGAACTCGTAGCTGCCCACCACGATGTGGCCCAAGTACATGAGCTGCAGGATTAGGTCGAAGCACTCCGCGCTAATCTGCATGTTGCTGAGGTCCATGCGCGCCGTCCCCTGTTGGTCTCGGATGAACATCATGCGGAAGTAGGAGCTGCAGGCAGCCAGCATGGCCTTGTGGGCCCGGAAGTAGATGTCGCCGATGGCAATGCAGCAGTCACACAGGAAGCCCCACTCCCGCTGGTTGTTGAACTGCTGCAGGACATGCTCGCTGTGGCTCGGCCTCGCCATCAAACTGGaaaaggagcagagaggagagaattagCAAAGCAATGCTTAAATCTACAGATGCTAAACAACAGCAATGTAGCACCAAATCTGTTCGAAAACAAGTGTGTAAACTTGTGCAGAGACCAATTGCATGTCTTACGATGTCTTTATAAGCTAAATTAAGCTGTCATTTCTTCATGATACCCCGAgaaaaataaaaggttaaatgcAACAATATAAGAAACATATCTGAATCAGTCTTTTCACAACACAAGAGACCCACTAAACGCAACATAAAAACACAATTGTAGGTACTCCACACTCCTAGGCATTCGATAATTTACAGATTAATGGTTGCTTATTAAATTATTTTTAAAGATTAACACTCATGCCTTAAAAAAGGTGGAATCCACAGGTCGCCCCACTTCTTGTGTTGTGTTTTCACTTTGAATGAATACAATAGGGTTGAGCCCTGAGCCGCCTTGCCTTTTGGGCAAGGTGTGTCATTGTGCTAAATCATGCCTACTCAAACGACGCTGCTGCCATGGCTTCGGGGCTGAAGAGGAAAGAAAATCACCTGCGAGCTACAGCCGCCAAAAGCAAACACCGAGCAGACTAAGCCAACAAGCTAGTTAACTTGTTTGCAGATAAACCGTCCTGGTAGCAGGGACAACATTTTCAGAAAATATTGACAGAAACAAACATAATTCTCGGTTTTTGGATCTGAATCAACTCGACACCAAAAGAGAAAAAGAAGCGAGAAAAAGACTGCTCATGACCAATCCACAAACTGGATATACTTTGGAATACATTTTGAAAGTTGGAAGAGTGGCACCGAAATGGCCTCATTTCTCATGGACTGGTAGGTAAGTGTTGGGTGGAGATTTTAGCCTGCTAGCTACTAATCTTAATGTATACAATGTTGAAGCTAGCAAACACAGCTACTTTGCTGGCTAGCTAACATCTTCTGTATTCAAACTGTTTTGTTCTCAAAGGAATCTAAAGATATCTATGGGATGTaaacaaaattggagagaaataaactttttgtgcatatggaacatttcagggatcttatttcagctcatgaaatatgggaccaacactttacttgtatatttttgttcagtatagctttagctagctagctctctaatgtacttgctcagttgtgcaccggggcctcccactcctctttctattctggttagagcccgtttgcgctgttctatgaagggagtagtacacagcgctgtacgagatcttcagtttcttggcaatttctcagatgaaatagccttcaat
This Oncorhynchus masou masou isolate Uvic2021 unplaced genomic scaffold, UVic_Omas_1.1 unplaced_scaffold_7___fragment_6___debris, whole genome shotgun sequence DNA region includes the following protein-coding sequences:
- the LOC135538877 gene encoding zinc finger and BTB domain-containing protein 1-like — its product is MARPSHSEHVLQQFNNQREWGFLCDCCIAIGDIYFRAHKAMLAACSSYFRMMFIRDQQGTARMDLSNMQISAECFDLILQLMYLGHIVVGSYEFEELKASMAFLQMYYIPDSLEDLRDIRSASNLTLSSSTSSSSSSSSSAGPAIISKMMFGVRMYEQQNPGAPESKPKVAITAVQPSIPVPVNRPPLVVEEVAPPLVVVASPFLDSVAEQPCDLRKRPSARIATLKERPRFGRTYTCEDCGFVFSCEKLLIEHILTCTNRKAFKVPRTSAVADNDSSKAESSASEEMEEHRVVCKARGDWPDHKSDSDTAIRSVATGTENEPGSARNITIKVEPEENVVSEMMDGIKVVQVEDISARHSALNDTMRDPIKFDQEPKAGVSVMNDSNKPFEGHMSSSEDSGIPAKMHKIKEEKKDGTSLPCELCGELLTEEYQSAHYVSSHMGHICACGRCGQVLIKGWQLQEHAERCGEPQSADTDSHGEERDTPLPEDLQAMDDGLLEGGDLACPHCGLLFQSESLALEHALTCHEQELFRPVLLEDDGVEPDHRRKHFCAICGKGFYQRCHLREHYTVHTKEKQFSCLTCGKQFLRERQLRLHTDMHKGMARYVCPVCDQGTFLKHDHVRHMTSHLSAGETICQVCFQIFPSGEHLEKHMDVHLYICSVCGEKFRLRKDMRSHYNSKHTKRLCPA